The window CATGACAGTAAACTGAAACATTTTCTGCAGTCAATGTATATCCAAACCTCTTTTCCCCATAATTTGAAAGGCTATGAGAATAGACCTTTAGAAACGCATTTTAAGCATCTTCCATCAAAAATGTTACCAGTCCTGTTCCTTCCTCCCCAAAGGATAtccaaaaaaggagaaaacaattcAAAGAACATTAGTGTATTACtgcatttctgaagtgaaaagaaTGCAGAAAGTTATAAAATTTCAAGTAGTTTGAATATATATTGTAGAATTCATCCTATCAGAAGTTTTACCCCATCTCTAAAATGGCTTATCAATTAATGTTTCCCTAATAACAATTCCTAGAGTTTTCCTACAAATCCAGGATATTCCATGGCCCCTCCCCGCCCTGTCCCCCAAGAGGAGGTAggagggaaaagaacagaaagaggggaCCTGGTAGGTGTTCATTTATTTAACTGATGACATGATTTTAACGGGTAATATTTGACAAGACCCCAATACTGCAATTTCCTTATAGGTACTACACGTAACTTTCACagacttctcttttttaaagGCCATTTTTAGAAGGACAAAATACCAAGACAAGAAGGTGGTTGAACCAACCTTCTCAAACACAAAATAGCGTACAGACAATACAAGGCTTAGGAGAAAGGCCAGGTTATTTTCCAAAGATATGCCGCATAACCTGTTCTTATCACACAGCTCTGTCTGTAAGTTCTACATTAGGGCATATCTCTATAGAAATTTATAATTAGGATACTAGGAAATCATTTTTAACATAGATGTAAATTCTGTAATTTAGAATACCAATATGTTTTTTATCCACGATAGTTTTTCTCAAACAggctattttaaaggaaaaaaaaaaaatccattcaacAAGTTTCATTTGACTTTTACTTATGGTTGAATACACATGAAATGTGCTTTCAATGCATAAAAATCACAGTGGATAGCAGCAAAGGACTTGGGGGAAATTAAGGAGAATTTGATCATTCACATTGTGATTAATCTGCACATTGATGAAAGATAGCTATTTCACacttctaaaaataaacttgagatcattctttcagaaaaaaaaaaaaggccccccaaaatacacaaaaaaccccaaaacaaacataaatccaaatgcattacttttcttttacacacaaaaatgaaatatttttatggcaGCAAAAGATTTTGATAATAATGAAAGTCTGTAAACTGTAATTCaatctctttttgttgttgttgttcccaAAGTGCAAGATGCAAGATTCCCATAAGCTTTCAGTAGTGCTTTTCCTGTAAATAATCCTTCATTTTGTTTGGCAAAGGCAGTTTCTGAATCAGGTCTATTCTGGTGTACTGACGTATTACAAAACGACACAGGTATTGTAAAGAACGCACCTGCATAAACCGAGATACGGGATTTGTCAGTCTCACTGGGTAAGTTGCTGATCCAGGCAGCCGGGATCTCGAATAGCAGAAAGCTCCATTTTCAGAGTCCCTGATTGAATGTTCAATTAAGTCAACTATAGATGTATGTCCCTCCACATCTGGTTGTTCATAAAAGCTAAACCTACCATTTGAGTGTTCAATTCTAGTATGAAGAGTTTTTCCATGGGAACGAAAACTCAAACTTAAAAGATAACGATCATCAGAACTATCTCGAACAAGAAACGAGCCATCAGGCACATTAGCTAattttccctctgcctcccaaCGTGTAATGGGGCCCCAGTACCATCCTTGTTTTGCGagttttttcagttcttctgtgaGACTTGTCACAACCATAGGACCACTGTTCTGTACAGAATCATAAACTCTTCCAACTCCAGGGGCAGTGTTAGGATCAAAATTCAAATGGCAGCGCATACTTTCAGCCACATGGGCATCTGTGCCATTCAATCCGTTGAAGTTCCTTTGGATTTGATTATTCTGCATTGGAGGTAGCAAAGGTGAGAGTGGAGGGACATCACTGTGATTAACTCTTGGGCTTTGCAACATGACTCCTGTGGTACCAATTAATAAACCATTCACCGTCTGGTCCACAAAGATATCTGGTGCAACGACTACATCCTGATCCACTTGGCTCTCTTCTTCATGGAAAGCATTTCCCCCCACTTGAGAAGAAACAGTTGAAACTTCCATGGGTGAGGAACTATCCAGACAGTAACTACGTGATCCTTCCAAAGGATACATTCCCTCATCTAAAGGCACAGTATACTGAATGTAGTCCTGAGGCATTAATCCAATAACTACAGGCACATGTTCATCAATACGAAGATGCAAGTCCCCGTTCTGAGATTCcgtattttttaatgcattgttTTGTTCCTGGAACACGTTGTCTGACTGCAAGTCATGGAAGTCCTTTCGAACGCCATTCAGTGCTGGGCTTGGGTTAGAGGAATGGACCAAGGCCTTGACTTTCACTTCCATTTTGATGCAAGTCTCTTCTGAATTTGTAGGTCGAAGGGGCCACGGAGTTGGACTGTAATGGTGATTACGGAGGGAAGTGGATCTCAGAGGTCTTTGAGCTCGCACATCTTTGAAGGTTATTGGAGCAGATGAGGAAGAAAACGTGTCATCATCTGCAGAACTTACGGATGGTGTGCTgcctttgcctttctgtttttgttttgctgaaagcCTCCTTTTTAACGTACCCATTAAGCTTTCACTTTTTGATCTATTTTTGCCTCCTTTTTCATCTTCACTATTGACTTCACAGCTAGCCAAATCTTTACCATAGCAGCTGCCAAATAAGGAGTCATCTTTTCCAAATTCACTTAACGATGGCTGCTGAACCACTACAAAGTCACTTTCATCTTTACTTTTATTTAAGTTAAAGGACTTGCGAATTGTTTTGAGACTAATTTTCTTCATTATGACAAGTTACCAAGTCTGGCTGATCAGCAGTGCTTGTGGTGATATAGCCCTAACACATGCAGAGCAGCTTCTGCTTCATTTATGTGTTTTATCCAGCCTCATTTAACTTCAAGAGCCATTTcctggaaacaaataaaaaacaattaacttcacaaaagaaatattttaaaaattatccatAAAGGTTTCCCCCTTTCCAAACAGAATAGAAATTGCAGTACTTAAGTAACCAGcatcaaataaaaggaaatacagaGCTAATTTGGAAACCAATCAGGCTTAAAAGAATTAATCTACTATGTCTGCCTTGGAGATTTCTAcaacttttttctgcttttagcatgctatttttaaaatatacacatacattACACCACACTTATaggcatatatatatttaatgcacatatataaaatttTCAAGCACAAAAACACCCCTCTCTTTCAGAAGGCTCCTAAAAATATCCCTACAAAAATGACTACAGAAGACAAAACTAGAAGAAATTCCATCCAACAGGATTCCTACATACAGGTTAAACTGTGACTAGTCCTCAAAACATGGTCTTACAAGGTCATACTTTCTTTACACAGGCAAGTTGAGCAATATTCAAATAGTTACATAATTACAAGAAAACTAACGCCAGTCACAAAATAGAGAGAAATTAACAGCAAAGTAACATCTGTTTAGAGCAAACCATTGAAGTCTGCTCCTGAACTTCTATGAAAGAAAAGTGATTTCCACCCTCTCTTTTAGGTATAGAGGAGGTCATATCACAGGCTCTCCTCCCCTAGTACTATTAGGGCTTTTCTTCCTCCAGTATTTCTGCCAAAATTAAGTGGACGCATCTGCCCAAGTCCCAGTCAACTCCTCCCACTTGGCATCTTCCAGAGTCATGTACCCACTCCCTCCATAAATTCagcttgttttttttgtttggggtttggttttttgggttggatgtttgggatttttttttttttttaatttttaatgtcaaTGAGACCTTCCAAAGCAAGCAACtctgcagagaggggaagaacaaTAAGACAAAGAGAACAGAGGGGAGTTGCTGCTGCCACAAAAGTAGGTACTACTGTTCGTAGTAGCCATTTTAACATATAGCCATTTAACTCCAAATACGTGTTATGCTAACAGCACAAAGTGCAGCAGTAAGCCCAGCTCTAGGTTAAGCATGGCAAGCTGGAGGAATCTAAAAATCTTTCAAGTAATCTTCCAAATATAGGGGACTGAGGGGAAAGTAAAACAGCCCTTATGTATACACTTCCCAACTCTTCCCCCATGGTATCACAATACAAGCAACTGATAAAAATAGTACAATGAACTAAAGTAAGTTTAATCAACTAAACAATATGATTTTCTTAAATAACCATTCAAAATTTGCAAAAAAGCACATAAGGAGAATGATTACTATAACCAAACAGCAGTCCATTGACTATTACCCTTGTCCAGCCCAACTTTTGTGGTCCTCAAGTACACAAAGGCTAAAGGATCCTATCCAAAGCAAACGAAAAGACAATGTGAGGCATCTAAGGCTTCTGAACTTCAAAATACCTTGAAAAATTCTAAATaaagccctgctgctgggggcttGAGCCCTGTTCTCATAAACAGCAGAAGCACTAAAGCTTGATTTACTTGGATTTGTATCCTAGTCCTACCTTCAAATTCCTTACACTACCTGCATCACCCTACCTTGAAGACCTGTTTTGTTTTTGCCATAACCTCCGACATTTCCCAAGTATCCATCTTTAGATAAATCTAAAAAGATAAGATTTCTCTCTATAAATCTTATAGAGGTTTATAAATCTCTAAATATCTAGAGATTTAGAGATCTAAAGCATCTCTTTAGAGACCCTTCAGCTCCTCTCATTGCCTCTTCTGAATTACTAAACTAAACAgcactttattttctcttaaaggggagaaacaaaaaggtttttcttctgcctgtaaACTGATTTACTTGCCATCAGCAAAGAACAAACGTGCCCAAAAAAACCTTGTTTCCTAAACAAACAAAGTCTAAGAACCAACTCTTGctataaattaatattaaagccTTAAAAAACAGGACTAGTATTTTATTAGAAGTTCACTGTTTATTTTCCACTTTGAACATGACTCCTGTGGTACCTGGAGTCCTGTTATCTTAAAAAACATATTCCACTTACACAATTTGAAGATGATACTGAGATATGCGTATGTATTTTCAAAGGTTAAGACACtacttctattttccttttcttatgaCTGATACATGCCGaaccaaaatatttcatgttttaaaattaaatatgagcTCCATACATTTGGAATAATTGGGAAATATTAAAGTACTGAAAACCAAATGAGTAGAATACATTTAGTGGGTTTTATATGCCTGAAATCTGTCATATCAGAATAACTGATAGAGTACAGTAATTAAGCAAAAGCTAGATACACATAAAGGGAAAGTTACATGTCAATTAAAAGTAGACTCAAAATGCCCCTTTTTGGCCTTCTATTCCTAAACCATTTGGATTTTGTCATTTTACCAATTTACAGTACTCTTTTAATCATATGTAACTAAATGAACctaaaaaaggagtgaaaaatatAACTTCAGGATTCTATGCTGCTCCTAAACTGAAAAATTCAGAGTGTTTATCCATTTGATAAATTTAACTGTGCTTTTGTGTATTTAGTACCAGAAGCCTGGGAACCCTCATATTAGCCCCACTTGTGAAATCTAACTGCTTCCGACTGACATCCACAAGCTGATACTACTTCCACTTCACCAGTTACCTTTCCTTATCCATGTGGGAAGTACACCATACTGTTTGCAATTCCCAATCCTaaaaacaagcatgaaaaaaaaatatgccttctaAGCTACAGAGAAAAACATAAAGAACAGTATCACATTGCTGACTGGGGAGAGAACATGTATAGAGCTCCAAGCTGTCTGGTTcaccaattcttttttttttttttttttttttactggtgtgTTTCAAAAGAATGTGACCTAAAATTTGACTGAAGTAACTATGTATCTTCAGCTTCTccataactaaaaaaataaaaaatgttgggatttttgggttttgttagtttgttgttgttttttttacaaatgaaaacCCAAAATCTAAAAATAATCTCAACAGATAAATCTCTAAGGCAGCATAGAAAGAAGGCAAAATTTTGTACTTTCAGAGTGACTACTGAGCCTGCTTGAGCAAAAAAGTGGTTTATATCTATCAGCCTACCTTAGTAGCCAGTGTCTCTATCAAGCAAAATGTATGATTGTCCAAATGCACGACTCATGACTTCTAAAATTGTAACATTTCatgtaaagaaataataaaggTTACAAGTTCAAATGTAAACCACAAACAATATGCATATATCCAGAAGTCTAGCTTATTCATCCAGGAAAAGACAGTAAAATCTAGTGAATGACGGTCCAGGACAAAGCTCTCTCAAGTAAACTGAACACACCTACAGATGAGAGCCAGCCTCTAAACAGGTCTTCCATATGAGAACCACCCTACTTTATGACACCTCTGACACATATTTTATCcaagacaggagaaaacaaatatATCCTGAAGTCAAATACTCTAATTGAGCCAGATACTCTTCCTTCTTTGcacatacttaaaaaaataacagtaattctCCACTGCATATTAATGCATTTAAAAGCATTGCATAATCAGACCTCAATATATGATAAATTCATACACTTGCAAGTGTAGAATTTTTTCCACTGTCCACATCTAGAAGAGCTGAAACAGAAGAGCCCAGCATGCACCCTTCCTGGAACACATTAAAATGAGCTACTGAACTTCTTCACAACCCTCAGCACTGCAATAGTTTCGCTAGTATTTTGTACTAATTACGGCATCACTGAAGTCTCCCACTGATGTGCTCTTCCAGTGCCATCTGCTGAGCAGTGAATTTAGACTGCCTAACCAGAGACACCTCTAGAAATTCTGCTGGCAGGTATTTGCGACTATAAACAGACTCTGAACTATGCCAACATACTCCCAAAGCTGGTACACAAGATTACTACCCAGCAAACACCACGGTCCCCTTTGTGTTTacgaaaaataatcaaaactaaaTTTGCACGCTTCATTTTGAAGTGAAGAAAAACATGTATTAATCACATACACATGTGAAATTATTAGTGAAGAGATTTCAAACTAAAACTTTACACGTGCCTTCTCAGAAATCTGAAGAGCAGGTCACACAATCACGTATTTATTGTTATTACAGTGGCCAGCACCGATTTAAGGAAAACTACGACGGCTTAAAAACAAGGATGGTAAAAATCTAGTTTGAATATTCAACACTTTAGAGCAGTTTCAGTTTGGTGCCACAAAATGGTTTCAACGGACTATAATCACGTTATCTATCTCAATGCAGTGTTTGCAAAAGTACACTGACAAAAAGTTTGATTGCTTATATTTATAGGGCCTTTAtttgtttcttatctttttcaCACTTTTAGGTTAGGTGCACTCATTTCCAGAGATAAATACTATAAACAATGTTGCCAGGATGcactgctaccaaaaaaaaaaaaaaaaccaacaaaaaaaccccacagtattaACTTTCAGGAGTTGGAACATAAACCACTGTaccagaaacacagagaaaaatacaaCTCATGGTTGAATGAAGaattggcttttaaaaatttttcataaaaaaaaccatCTAACTTAGCCTTtcctaaaataaatgttaatctGCTCATTTATTTCCATAAAGTGAAACAGTGAAGCattaaacttgattttttttttgaacccaCAGCTGCATTGTTCCTGAAAAGTCTGACTATCCATTAGAAATATATAAACTTTATTCTTATACTGAATCATAGTAAGACTTAAATCATTTACAGCTTCAAGTTAAGCAGATATTGCTTCAGAAGATTTAGCACAACTGCACATGGAGCTAAACTGAAGAGAATAACATAGACAGTCAAAGAACAATCATGAAAAATATGTACCTAGAGATTTAGAAGTTCCAACTTgacaaaaagaaagttttttcaccatgaggacagTCGGGAAGTAGAAGATGTTCCCCAGAGAAGTTTTGTAGTCTCCATCTTGTAGGTTTCTAAGATCCAACCACATAAAGCCTGAAGAAACCTTGTCTGATCTCAGGGCTGAGAGAAGGTTGGACTTGAGACATCCTGAGGTCCTTTTCAAACTCATTATTCTGCAATTCTATGACTTGAAACATTGAGAGCTGTCTTAATATTGAAACttaatattttagatttatttttaataaaaattcatgTTTGAAAATATCTAGAAACTTAATTTCCAACTTCAATGCAGTACTAGAGATTTGTTAACTATTTCTACTGTTGAGAAGCAAAACATTCAGCttataaagaaaatgtaaaagctaGAATTAACTGCAAATGGACTCTGTACTATAGAGTGGTTTTCTTCCTTGTAATCACAGCATATATAGTtcaaaattattgtatttttaagatAATTATTTATGTTAAGAGAATAACTAAAAATACCTTGAAACTGAAAAGTGTCTGCATTCCTGGGGCATGACAAGCACCAGGTTTTTATTACAGTCAGTTAATGAAGCCTAGTCTAATTACCTGCAGAAGTATGAGGTGGTgttccccttctgcccccaaaCTCTCACTGAAATATATTCATGCATTACTTGGGTGTTTCAAAACAGCATCTTAAGATAACACAGATTTcaagtgctgtattttggaaATTCCTAAAGATCTAAATGTATTCCAGAATTCCTAAATCTATTGATGTAAATTACTAACAAGTTGTTCTCCATACCTGTTCCCATTAATCTTACTTTAATAATGAATTCTCTATCACTAGAAGTTATTTCTTCAAATGAGTAACAGAAAATATTGACTCAAGATATTTCCTTTTATGTACTTGTAGTTTCAGTCTATATAAGCAAAGAAACTACACATAAAATACTCATTAAGTAAAGAAAGATTAAATACCTATTTCAAACACCATCAGTTTCTGATAGAACACATACACTACATGGCAGCTTTCAGCTTTCTCACTATACATGCTATTAGCATATTGAAGATGATGAGGTTTATCCCTTCCTTGAAATTCAAGTAAATTCCTATATCGTATTACTCTGTAACATGAAGAGTCTTTAAATTAACTAATCTAAATTCCATTGCACACTCTTGTGtcttgaaaacaacaaaaaggtatACAGTTTTATCAATGGCTTGCTTGATAATGGATGAACATTGTTTTAATGTAAGATTGATAATTTTATAAAAGCCCATCCTCTCCTGCATGCCTACTTTTCTAGTGAGTGTGGAAAAGGTCAGATGCACACCTTCATATAAAATTGgaacaaggtttaaaaaaaaccaaccaaacaaaaaaaacaacaaaaacagctCATAGAACAGTACTTTGTACTCCAAACAATTCAAGAGTACTTAATGTCTCCTATTTTTAAGCTAATTAGTCAAAGACCCAGACACCAGTAGATATTATTCACCACAAATTTAAACTTCCTCCCTCTAAGATTTGAACAGCTGAGGAAAGTATTGTCTAGACACCAATATAATTTAACAGGTACTACACAGAttacagtttaaaacaaacaaaaaaaaccccaacagtaaGTCATGTCGTttctcctactttttttttttttcctccttttacaaAGCTTAAAGGTAAAACAGTCCATGGGCAGTGATATTCTAACATCATACAAATTAAACCTAATCACTATTAGCAATCTTTAGCAGAGAATAAACAAGGTGTGCCTTTGGTAATATGCAAAAAAGTGGggcaaaataataatgaaaacttaacacaaagggatttttcttcaCCAGCATTAGTGGAATTAACAGTATGCAAAGCTAGGAACAAAACCACTGAAGAAGTCTGAACACCTTGACTGCTTGTCTCTGGCCTGCTGTTGAAAAAGGATGTCCCTTAACATCTGGATTTACCcgacttcccccccgccccccggcccttAAAACACTACTTAATCCATGGCTGCTTGCAGTAAGTCCTGTTCTTCTTTCCCATATTTGGTTGCAGGAGAGAATATTTCTATCTGATTGGTAGTTTTCCTCTGGGGAGTAACTGAAGAGTGTTAAATGGCATCTTTGTATTACAGTTCATCTGTGTATATACAGTCTTGTAACTACAATAATCTCATCACTACCACCGCCAAACACAGTTACTAACACTAAGAGTCCTCACCCAAGTTTTTATCTTCCTTACACAAGGATGGCTGACTCGGATGCGCG of the Larus michahellis chromosome 2, bLarMic1.1, whole genome shotgun sequence genome contains:
- the SOCS6 gene encoding suppressor of cytokine signaling 6; protein product: MKKISLKTIRKSFNLNKSKDESDFVVVQQPSLSEFGKDDSLFGSCYGKDLASCEVNSEDEKGGKNRSKSESLMGTLKRRLSAKQKQKGKGSTPSVSSADDDTFSSSSAPITFKDVRAQRPLRSTSLRNHHYSPTPWPLRPTNSEETCIKMEVKVKALVHSSNPSPALNGVRKDFHDLQSDNVFQEQNNALKNTESQNGDLHLRIDEHVPVVIGLMPQDYIQYTVPLDEGMYPLEGSRSYCLDSSSPMEVSTVSSQVGGNAFHEEESQVDQDVVVAPDIFVDQTVNGLLIGTTGVMLQSPRVNHSDVPPLSPLLPPMQNNQIQRNFNGLNGTDAHVAESMRCHLNFDPNTAPGVGRVYDSVQNSGPMVVTSLTEELKKLAKQGWYWGPITRWEAEGKLANVPDGSFLVRDSSDDRYLLSLSFRSHGKTLHTRIEHSNGRFSFYEQPDVEGHTSIVDLIEHSIRDSENGAFCYSRSRLPGSATYPVRLTNPVSRFMQVRSLQYLCRFVIRQYTRIDLIQKLPLPNKMKDYLQEKHY